The following proteins are encoded in a genomic region of Triticum dicoccoides isolate Atlit2015 ecotype Zavitan chromosome 1B, WEW_v2.0, whole genome shotgun sequence:
- the LOC119348737 gene encoding E3 ubiquitin-protein ligase SIRP1-like, whose product MAEADITRYWCHECQQAVEEAMVEELKCPLCDGGFVEEMTVEQVEALTEQGATQWDPLDNPFEQAGSPGDSDDEENSDIGREFEGFIRRHRRASALRRVLDSIHDDLRDDRERDNSVLISAFNQALALQGAALDPDEDRGDHGNANNDDGLLDEYVLGAGLSLLLQHLAENDPSRYGTPPTKKEAVEALPTVKIEEVVSCSVCLDDLDIGSQAKQLPCEHKFHSPCILPWLELHSSCPVCRFELPSDETKDLSEPSNVDRIESSHEDARADGPGNNGEDSNTNDREDSNRPWALVPWFNGLFSTPEPQTVRATLTDQQLPPASGTNPNAGHS is encoded by the coding sequence ATGGCAGAAGCTGACATCACGCGCTACTGGTGCCATGAATGTCAGCAGGCTGTCGAGGAGGCCATGGTGGAGGAGCTCAAGTGTCCATTGTGTGATGGTGGGTTCGTCGAAGAGATGACCGTTGAGCAGGTTGAGGCATTGACAGAGCAAGGGGCAACTCAGTGGGACCCTCTGGACAACCCTTTTGAGCAGGCAGGATCGCCGGGGGACAGCGATGATGAAGAGAATAGTGATATAGGCCGTGAGTTTGAGGGTTTCATCAGAAGGCATCGACGGGCATCGGCACTGCGCCGTGTGCTTGATAGCATCCATGATGACCTTAGAGATGACAGGGAAAGGGACAACTCCGTTCTGATCAGTGCTTTCAACCAGGCCCTCGCTCTACAAGGTGCAGCGCTTGACCCTGACGAGGACCGAGGTGACCATGGTAACGCAAATAATGATGATGGTTTGCTAGACGAGTATGTCCTCGGGGCAGGGCTTAGTCTGCTTCTTCAACATTTGGCTGAGAATGACCCAAGCCGGTATGGTACTCCTCCAACGAAGAAAGAAGCAGTCGAAGCCCTGCCCACGGTCAAAATCGAAGAGGTCGTCAGCTGTTCAGTCTGTCTTGATGATCTTGATATAGGGTCCCAGGCTAAGCAGCTGCCTTGTGAACATAAGTTCCACTCACCATGTATCCTGCCATGGCTTGAACTCCATAGTTCCTGCCCAGTTTGCCGGTTCGAGCTGCCATCTGATGAGACAAAAGACTTGAGCGAGCCTAGCAACGTTGATCGGATAGAGAGCAGCCATGAGGATGCAAGAGCTGATGGCCCTGGAAACAATGGTGAGGACAGTAACACAAACGACAGGGAGGACAGTAACAGACCTTGGGCCCTTGTTCCTTGGTTTAATGGCCTATTCTCGACACCTGAGCCGCAAACTGTCAGAGCTACTTTGACTGATCAGCAGCTGCCTCCTGCTTCTGGAACCAACCCAAATGCAGGGCATAGTTGA